From Nitrobacter sp. NHB1, a single genomic window includes:
- a CDS encoding carboxyl transferase domain-containing protein — MALRSGVDPTSSDFARNTEAMKTLVNELRDKLASVAGGGGGTARARHTSRGKMLARDRVDLLLDPGTAFLELSPLAANGMYGGDIHSASIITGVGRVSGRECVIVANDATIKGGTYYPMTVKKHLRAQDIARQNNLPCIYMVDSGGAFLPQQDEIFPDERHFGRIFYNQANMSALGIPQIAIVMGSCTAGGAYVPAMSDESIIVRNQGTIFLGGPPLVKAATGEVVTAEELGGADVHSRQSGVTDHYAQNDAHAIGIARRIVSALKPPQRALLNMRAPREPLFARDEIYGVVPADGRKPFEVRDIIARIVDGSEFDEFKKLYGQTLVCGFAHIWGYPVGVIANNGILFSESSLKGVHFIELCCQRNIPLVFLQNITGFMVGKKYEAGGIARDGAKLVTAVATAAVPKFTVVIGGSYGAGNYGMCGRAYSPRFLWMWPNARIAVMGGEQAATVLSTLRRESIEAKGGTWSAEEEREFQAPIRAQYESQGNPYYATARLWDDGVIDPADTRLVLGLGLSAAANAPIEPTTFGLFRM; from the coding sequence ATGGCGCTTCGTTCCGGTGTCGATCCCACATCCTCCGATTTTGCGCGCAACACCGAGGCGATGAAGACTCTCGTCAACGAACTGCGCGACAAGCTCGCGAGCGTCGCGGGCGGAGGCGGCGGGACAGCGCGCGCCCGCCATACGTCGCGCGGCAAGATGCTGGCCCGCGACCGCGTCGATCTGCTGCTCGATCCCGGCACCGCGTTTCTCGAACTGTCGCCGCTGGCGGCGAACGGCATGTACGGCGGCGATATCCATTCCGCGAGCATCATCACGGGTGTCGGACGCGTCTCCGGCCGCGAATGCGTGATCGTCGCCAACGATGCCACCATCAAAGGCGGCACCTACTATCCCATGACCGTGAAGAAGCATCTGCGGGCGCAGGATATCGCGCGGCAGAACAATCTGCCCTGCATCTACATGGTGGATTCCGGCGGCGCCTTCCTGCCGCAGCAGGACGAGATCTTTCCGGACGAGCGCCACTTCGGCCGCATCTTCTACAACCAGGCCAACATGTCGGCGCTAGGCATTCCGCAGATCGCGATCGTCATGGGATCATGCACCGCGGGCGGCGCCTACGTGCCGGCGATGTCGGACGAGAGCATCATCGTCCGCAATCAGGGTACGATCTTTCTCGGCGGTCCGCCGCTGGTGAAGGCCGCCACGGGTGAGGTCGTTACCGCCGAAGAACTCGGCGGCGCCGATGTGCATTCGCGGCAGTCGGGCGTCACCGATCACTATGCGCAGAACGATGCCCATGCGATCGGGATCGCGCGCCGCATCGTTTCCGCTCTGAAACCGCCGCAGCGCGCGTTGCTGAATATGCGTGCGCCGCGTGAGCCGCTGTTCGCGAGAGACGAAATCTACGGCGTGGTACCGGCGGACGGTCGCAAGCCGTTCGAGGTGCGCGACATCATCGCGCGCATCGTCGACGGCTCCGAGTTCGATGAATTCAAGAAGCTTTACGGCCAGACGCTGGTTTGCGGTTTCGCCCATATCTGGGGCTATCCGGTCGGCGTTATCGCCAACAACGGCATCCTGTTCAGCGAAAGCTCGCTGAAGGGCGTGCATTTCATCGAGCTATGCTGCCAGCGAAACATTCCGCTGGTGTTCCTGCAGAACATCACCGGCTTCATGGTCGGCAAAAAGTACGAGGCAGGCGGCATCGCGCGCGACGGCGCCAAGCTGGTCACGGCGGTTGCGACCGCTGCCGTGCCGAAGTTTACCGTGGTGATCGGCGGTTCCTACGGCGCGGGCAATTACGGCATGTGCGGCCGCGCTTACTCTCCACGATTTTTGTGGATGTGGCCGAACGCGCGGATTGCCGTAATGGGCGGCGAGCAGGCCGCGACGGTGCTGAGCACGCTGCGGCGGGAGAGCATCGAAGCCAAAGGCGGCACATGGTCCGCGGAGGAGGAGCGCGAATTCCAGGCGCCGATCCGCGCACAATACGAGAGCCAGGGCAATCCCTATTACGCCACCGCGCGGCTGTGGGACGACGGGGTGATCGATCCCGCCGACACCCGCCTCGTGCTGGGGCTCGGATTGTCGGCGGCAGCGAACGCGCCGATCGAGCCGACGACATTTGGCCTGTTCAGGATGTGA
- a CDS encoding acetyl/propionyl/methylcrotonyl-CoA carboxylase subunit alpha: MAKRPQYRRFQTLLIANRGEIACRVIRSARAMGLHTVAVYSEADRDALHVGMADDAVLLGPAPARDSYLDVDKVIAAARRSGAEGIHPGYGFLSENAAFAQACADAGLVFVGPTATMMTAMGSKSRAKALMEKAGVPLVAGYHGEAQDDATLQGAADRIGYPVLVKASAGGGGRGMRIVRSAAELAPAIVSARREAMAAFGDDRMLIEKYVDNPRHIEVQVIGDSHGNLLSLFERECTLQRRHQKVVEEAPSPTLDAAGREAVCAAARKAAGAVNYVGAGTVEFVSDGNDVFFIEMNTRLQVEHPVTELITGVNLVEWQLRVAFGEKLPLTQDQIRLNGHAIEARVYAENPNKNFMPSVGRIRTWRTPPEVDGLRIDSGYREGDTVSPNYDAMLAKVIAWAPTREAAIGRLDRALQETDVRGVITNIPFLSALVTHPEVRANAIDTGFIEQHLKDLTGTPAVPGETELVAAVAAILQTESKASRPDAASPWQTAGWMPVGRRQRRFAFRTGQTEHKVTFAYGNGPDQIRIGERDLAFSYALDDAGGLVLSLDGMRSHVVSVVQGRDLYLRTRNGRFELHLADPFGGDDEEQAGEDRIVAPLPGIVVALLAEEGAVLEKGAPILTLEVMKMEQTLRAPYAGRLKELKCKVGDIVQEGVELADIEPAAAVSAGLVQTST; this comes from the coding sequence ATGGCCAAGCGTCCGCAGTACCGCCGTTTCCAGACGCTCCTGATCGCCAATCGCGGCGAGATCGCCTGCCGCGTGATCCGTTCCGCCCGCGCCATGGGCCTGCATACCGTTGCCGTCTACTCAGAAGCCGATCGCGACGCGCTGCACGTCGGCATGGCCGACGATGCCGTGCTGCTCGGACCTGCGCCCGCCCGCGACAGCTATCTCGATGTCGACAAAGTGATCGCTGCCGCCCGTCGGAGCGGCGCGGAAGGCATCCATCCCGGCTACGGATTTTTGTCCGAGAATGCCGCCTTCGCACAGGCCTGTGCCGATGCTGGCCTCGTGTTTGTCGGTCCGACCGCTACCATGATGACCGCGATGGGCTCGAAGTCGCGCGCCAAGGCGCTGATGGAAAAGGCGGGCGTGCCGCTGGTGGCGGGCTATCACGGCGAGGCGCAGGACGACGCCACGCTGCAAGGTGCGGCAGATCGGATCGGCTATCCGGTGCTGGTGAAAGCATCCGCCGGCGGCGGCGGCCGCGGTATGCGGATCGTGCGGTCGGCGGCGGAGCTTGCTCCGGCCATCGTCAGCGCCAGGCGCGAGGCCATGGCGGCGTTCGGCGACGACCGGATGCTGATCGAAAAATACGTCGACAATCCCCGGCACATCGAGGTGCAGGTGATCGGCGACAGCCACGGCAATCTGCTGTCGCTGTTCGAGCGCGAATGCACGCTGCAGCGGCGGCACCAGAAGGTGGTCGAGGAGGCCCCGTCGCCGACGCTCGATGCAGCGGGACGCGAGGCCGTCTGCGCAGCAGCGCGCAAGGCGGCCGGCGCGGTGAACTATGTCGGCGCGGGCACCGTCGAGTTCGTGTCCGACGGCAATGACGTGTTCTTCATCGAAATGAACACCCGCTTGCAGGTCGAGCATCCCGTGACCGAACTCATCACTGGCGTCAATCTCGTCGAATGGCAACTCCGCGTCGCTTTCGGCGAAAAGCTGCCGCTGACGCAGGATCAGATCAGACTGAACGGCCACGCCATCGAGGCACGCGTCTACGCTGAAAACCCGAACAAGAACTTCATGCCGTCTGTCGGTCGTATCAGGACCTGGCGGACGCCGCCCGAGGTCGACGGCTTGCGCATCGATTCCGGCTACCGCGAGGGCGATACGGTCTCGCCGAACTACGACGCCATGCTCGCCAAGGTGATCGCGTGGGCTCCGACACGCGAGGCCGCGATCGGCCGGCTCGACCGCGCCCTGCAAGAGACCGATGTCCGCGGCGTGATTACCAACATTCCGTTCCTGTCCGCGTTGGTGACGCACCCCGAGGTGCGCGCCAACGCGATCGACACCGGCTTTATCGAGCAACACCTGAAAGACCTGACCGGGACGCCGGCCGTGCCGGGCGAGACCGAGCTTGTCGCCGCCGTCGCCGCGATCCTGCAAACGGAAAGCAAGGCGTCCCGACCGGACGCGGCATCGCCCTGGCAAACCGCCGGATGGATGCCGGTTGGCCGTCGTCAGCGGCGGTTCGCATTCCGTACGGGCCAGACCGAGCACAAGGTCACGTTCGCCTATGGCAACGGGCCGGACCAAATCCGGATCGGGGAGCGGGACCTCGCATTCTCATACGCGCTGGACGACGCCGGAGGCCTTGTGCTCTCGCTGGACGGAATGCGAAGCCACGTTGTCTCCGTCGTCCAGGGGCGCGACCTGTACTTGCGGACGCGCAACGGCCGGTTCGAACTGCACTTGGCCGATCCCTTCGGTGGAGACGACGAGGAGCAGGCCGGCGAAGATCGCATTGTCGCGCCATTGCCCGGCATCGTGGTCGCGCTGCTCGCGGAGGAGGGCGCGGTGCTGGAGAAGGGCGCACCCATCCTCACGCTGGAAGTGATGAAGATGGAGCAGACGTTGCGCGCGCCCTACGCCGGCAGGCTGAAAGAGCTCAAATGCAAGGTCGGCGATATCGTGCAGGAGGGCGTCGAACTCGCCGACATCGAGCCCGCCGCTGCCGTTTCAGCCGGACTGGTGCAAACGTCGACATGA
- a CDS encoding DUF6481 family protein: MSGFKEPGFADRQKAALEARKSILDKFRAKPGPDDPAVKQRQAEREALAAARDKTRQARETEKAARKAREAEAAASAAAQLAREKEEAAAAEAALEVERKAARDARYAARKERKK, encoded by the coding sequence ATGAGTGGATTCAAGGAGCCCGGCTTCGCTGACCGCCAAAAGGCGGCGCTTGAGGCCCGGAAAAGTATTCTCGACAAGTTTCGCGCGAAGCCCGGCCCCGACGACCCCGCCGTGAAGCAAAGGCAGGCCGAACGCGAGGCCTTGGCGGCTGCCCGCGACAAGACGCGGCAGGCCCGCGAGACCGAGAAGGCCGCGCGAAAAGCCCGCGAGGCGGAGGCCGCTGCCAGCGCCGCCGCGCAGCTCGCCCGGGAAAAGGAAGAAGCCGCAGCAGCCGAGGCCGCGCTCGAGGTCGAACGCAAGGCGGCGCGCGATGCCCGCTATGCCGCCAGAAAAGAGCGGAAGAAATAG
- the ndk gene encoding nucleoside-diphosphate kinase has translation MAIERTFSILKPDATARNLTGAINALIEKAGLRIVAQKRIRMTREQAETFYAVHKARPFFGELVEFMISGPVVVQVLEGENAVLKHRDIMGATDPSKAADGTIRKLHAKSVGENSVHGSDAAETAAVEIAQFFSGNEIVG, from the coding sequence ATGGCGATTGAACGCACCTTTTCGATTCTCAAGCCGGACGCAACCGCGCGAAACCTGACCGGCGCGATCAACGCCCTGATCGAGAAGGCCGGGCTTCGGATCGTGGCTCAAAAGCGCATCCGCATGACCCGCGAGCAGGCCGAGACCTTTTATGCCGTGCACAAGGCGCGTCCCTTTTTCGGAGAGCTTGTCGAGTTCATGATTTCCGGTCCCGTGGTGGTGCAGGTGCTCGAAGGCGAGAACGCCGTGCTCAAGCATCGTGACATCATGGGCGCGACCGACCCGTCCAAGGCAGCCGACGGCACCATTCGCAAGCTCCATGCGAAGTCGGTCGGTGAAAACTCCGTGCATGGATCGGACGCGGCCGAGACCGCTGCGGTCGAAATCGCCCAGTTCTTCTCGGGCAACGAGATCGTCGGCTAG
- a CDS encoding YjbE family putative metal transport protein (Members of this highly hydrophobic protein family,regularly are found preceded by the yybP-ykoY manganese riboswitch (see RF00080). A metal cation transport function is proposed.): MDSLLHIFDLAAITSVFAEFRSEVQHPAFWLAVGKIIWINVLLSGDNALVIALACRGLAPPQRLWGMVFGAAAAVVLRIVFTGIVATLMELPYLKLAGGLALLVIAAKLLVPEKEDGEVAAARHLWTAVQVVVVADIVMSLDNVIAVAAAANGSVPLLVIGLAVSVPLIVAGAALIMMLLTRLPFLVWAGAALLGWIAGEVIATDPAVAPRLHGLFDTGAGVFLDAVLARFGIAPQFAAGGAGDEIFCAVLGTMIVLIAGWIWRNRMQGAERF; the protein is encoded by the coding sequence TTGGATTCGCTGCTGCACATCTTCGATCTGGCGGCGATCACATCGGTCTTCGCTGAATTTCGGAGCGAGGTGCAGCATCCGGCATTCTGGCTCGCCGTCGGCAAGATCATCTGGATCAATGTTCTGTTGTCCGGCGACAACGCGCTGGTGATTGCGCTTGCCTGCCGCGGGCTGGCGCCGCCGCAGCGCCTTTGGGGCATGGTGTTTGGGGCCGCCGCCGCGGTTGTTCTCCGCATCGTTTTTACCGGGATCGTCGCGACCCTGATGGAGTTGCCCTACCTCAAGCTGGCCGGGGGGCTCGCGTTGCTGGTGATCGCCGCCAAATTGCTGGTGCCGGAAAAAGAGGACGGGGAGGTCGCGGCGGCCCGGCATCTGTGGACCGCCGTTCAGGTCGTGGTTGTCGCCGACATCGTCATGAGCCTGGACAATGTGATCGCGGTCGCGGCCGCGGCGAACGGCAGCGTGCCGCTGTTGGTCATCGGACTGGCCGTCAGCGTTCCGCTGATCGTGGCAGGTGCCGCGCTGATCATGATGCTGCTGACACGCCTGCCTTTTCTGGTGTGGGCCGGCGCGGCGTTGCTGGGCTGGATCGCAGGCGAAGTCATCGCGACCGATCCGGCGGTCGCGCCGCGACTGCATGGGCTGTTCGACACGGGCGCCGGCGTCTTCCTGGATGCGGTGCTGGCGCGATTCGGCATCGCGCCGCAATTCGCCGCCGGCGGAGCCGGTGACGAGATTTTCTGTGCCGTGCTGGGAACGATGATCGTGCTGATCGCCGGCTGGATCTGGCGCAATCGAATGCAGGGCGCAGAGCGTTTCTGA